From the genome of Kwoniella newhampshirensis strain CBS 13917 chromosome 12, whole genome shotgun sequence:
CCATCCACGTCCTCTGCGTTGAGTCGACGACTTTCACTTTTTTTCCACCCATCATTTCTCGCCGCAACGTGATACCTGAACAGgacacactcacccatctTCACAGCGGAGACGGCAAAAGATCGAGTGAAAGTGGGAGCGACCCGTTGAGCCTGATGAGCCTGATGAACGGATCCAACATCAGCACAAAGTCTCCCTCTCAACTCGCGGCCTCTatatcctccttcccacgGCGTTGCAGTGATGACTGTAGCTACTCACGgagagacgaaggatgGAAGCCATTTTGATCTTTGTCGATGCCTTTGAGTGGTGGACTGAAAGAGTACGAGTAAGTGCAGAGTCAGATGGTTTTGGATGTAGGTTGTACGAACGAACGGTTTGGCGAAAGACAGGGTCCCACGGAGCAGAGAAACGGATGTCGAGTCTAGCGTGCCTAAGACAATCAGGACCAAGAATACCATTTAGCGCGCCTTTCTTTTGTGGAAATGACCTCCACCCGATGTTCAGGATCGCGTCGATGGGACATGGCGGGTCAAAAGCGACAAAAGTAGGAATTGCAATGTTGCGTCACGTCGGATTCCTTCAAAGTCATATACCCACCTCCGGCTTGTTTACTTGTACGATATCGAATAATCTCGAGTAGACTGAACAGGCGGTAAAGACGGTCATTCAAAATGGGTatcaaaggtgagctcaGCTAGCTGTAAGCCATCAATGTGAAGGCTGATCCGGAACACAGGCCTCACGGGATTACTGAGCGAGAATGCACCTCGCTGTATGAAAGATCATGATATGAAGACTGTGTGTATAGACTTGCACACCAGCTATACAGAGGACAACGTCTTTAAAGTAGCTGACACGAGGTTCACTCTTCCAGCTGTTCGGTCGGAAAGTCGCTATTGACGCATCAATGTGAGTGTTGTCccgatcttcctcgttctctcAATTTCTCTCGTCAGCATTGTTCGCAGACGACTGGAACCTATCAATCACCGATACACATTCCTTGACATATTCTTGCACCTTGACTCAGTCTTTACCCCTGGATTGTCACTGCTCACCCAAAAACTACAGGTCGATCTACCAATTCCTCATTGCCGTTCGACAACAAGACGGTCAGATGTTGATGAACGAGAGTGGAGACGTGACCAGGTGTGTACCGTTCACACCGGacccttctcgtccataCTTACTCACGAGCCAACGTACGCAGTCATCTTATGGGTTTCTTCTATCGAACAATCCGAATGGTGGACCATGGGATCAAACCTTGTTATATATTTGACGGAAAACCACCAGAATTAAAAGGCGgtgtggtgagtgctttgTGAACCCTCTGCAATCAAGATGGGATATCAAGCCGGACACTGACGTCTTGTTAGCTGGCGAAACGATTTGcgaagcgagaagaagcgaaggagggagaagaggaggccAAAGAgactggtgagttggcgAGCTTTCGACTAAAAACGTTTGAATGTCCAAGCTTGGAGTGTAGAACTCACTTCTCTACTCAGGTACCGCCGAAGATATCGATAAGCTCGCAAGAAGACAGGTCAGAGTGACCAAGGAACATAATGAGGAGTGCAAGAAGTTATTATCGTTGATGGGTATCCCTGTTGTGACGGTAAGTCTCATGTCTGGTTTGTGCCCTGCAACTGTAATTGATTCGATGACTAGGCTCCTGGAGAGGCAGAGGCTCAGTGTGCAGAGCTGGCGCGAGCGGGCAAGGTATGTGAACTGGTCGAGGGCGGGTGACTATGCTGAGCGGCTTTCGCAGGTTTATGCAGCCGGTTCTGAAGACATGGACACCCTCACATTCCACTCTCcaatccttcttcgacatctaACATTCAGCGAAGCGAAGAAAATGCCTATCTCAGAAATCAATCTAGATATTGCATTACAAGATTTAGGTATGGAAATGGATCAGGTGGGTGCCATTGTGTTGAGGTCTGTCTTATCGATACTGACACCCAGCGCCTATCTGCAGTTTATCGAGCTGTGTATTCTCCTGGGTTGTGACTACCTCGAACCATGCAAGGGTATCGGACCCAAAACCGCACTCAAACTGATACGAGAGCACGGATCGCTCGGCGGTGTTGTCGATTTCATCCGTGGCAAGATGGCGGAgaaggcagaggagaacaAACATATCAAAGAGGATTACGATGATGAATCAGATAAAGAAAGCGAGGAAGGCGGCGgagggatgatggtcaACTCTGATGGGGAGGAAGTGCCGATCGCCAAGAGCAGTCCTGTGAAGAAATCACCGGCtaagaaaaagaagaaggtgacgaGTGCGGGGATGGTGATCCCTGATTATTGGCCATGGGAGGAGGCGAAACAATTGTTCATCAAACCGGATGTGGTCAAGGGGGATGATCTGGAGGTGGGTGCTGCGTCCTCTGAGATTACCTCCTAGGCAAACTTAGCTGACCTTTTTTGTCTTGTTCAGCTCGAATGGAAGGCGCCCGACACGGATGGACTGGTAGACTTCTTGTGTAGAGATAAAGGCTTCAAGTGGGTATCCCTTCCAAGGGCTCGTGAACGCATGCTGATACTGCTTCTCATGCAGTGAGGACCGAGTTCGGGCAGGAGCTGCCAAGTTGAGCAAGATGTTGGCAGCCAAGCAACAAGGACGACTGGATGGATTTTTCAGTGTGAAGCCCAAGGAGGGTAGTGCACCTAGCAAAGCAGCAGCTGGAGGGAAGCGAaaggcggaagagaagggaggcgcggcgaagaagaagggaaagaagtAATTGCTGCCAGTGCATGTATATCGGGGGGTTTGGGACTGAGAGACGAGTAGTCATGTAACGTGCATGTATGActtatatatatatatatgtcTCATATATAGTGAACCAGACGTTCAACTGCGACCGAACGG
Proteins encoded in this window:
- a CDS encoding flap endonuclease 1, whose amino-acid sequence is MGIKGLTGLLSENAPRCMKDHDMKTLFGRKVAIDASMSIYQFLIAVRQQDGQMLMNESGDVTSHLMGFFYRTIRMVDHGIKPCYIFDGKPPELKGGVLAKRFAKREEAKEGEEEAKETGTAEDIDKLARRQVRVTKEHNEECKKLLSLMGIPVVTAPGEAEAQCAELARAGKVYAAGSEDMDTLTFHSPILLRHLTFSEAKKMPISEINLDIALQDLGMEMDQFIELCILLGCDYLEPCKGIGPKTALKLIREHGSLGGVVDFIRGKMAEKAEENKHIKEDYDDESDKESEEGGGGMMVNSDGEEVPIAKSSPVKKSPAKKKKKVTSAGMVIPDYWPWEEAKQLFIKPDVVKGDDLELEWKAPDTDGLVDFLCRDKGFNEDRVRAGAAKLSKMLAAKQQGRLDGFFSVKPKEGSAPSKAAAGGKRKAEEKGGAAKKKGKK